Proteins encoded together in one Procambarus clarkii isolate CNS0578487 chromosome 67, FALCON_Pclarkii_2.0, whole genome shotgun sequence window:
- the LOC123767758 gene encoding choline-phosphate cytidylyltransferase B isoform X16, whose product MKRSHQQAFPAPPRPGAREKLDITPESLAKLEKDMTICKPAPFSDDEEAVRDRDACNYDQKITLEMARAGTAPRSIRMYADGIYDLFHQGHARQLMQAKNLFPNVYLIVGVNSDAMTHRRKGRTVMTEDERYEAVRHCRYVDEVLPNAPWSLDDEFLEKYKIDFVAHDDIPYTTGSETDVYEHIKARGMFVSTERTEGVSTSDVVSRIVKDYDVYVRRNLARGYSAKDLNVSYINEKKYRLQNKLDDLKKKGKEMIEDIEGKRTDLISKWEEKSREFIDTFLMLFGRDGRLTQYLTEKKDSVMSALSPPSSPKAISHSSEECNSPPAKTSKFDFSSRAGASLVDDDYSDDDLEPGAESEHTAPDA is encoded by the exons ACAATTTGTAAGCCAGCTCCATTTTCGGATGATGAAGAAGCTGTGCGAGACAGAGATGCCTGCAACTATGATCAAAAAATCACTTTGGAAATGGCAAGAGCAGGAACCGCTCCTCGATCCATCAGGATGTATGCAGATGGCATTTACGATCTCTTCCACCAAGGGCATGCTCGACAACTCATGCAAGCAAAAAATTTATTCCCTAATGTCTACTTAATTGTGGGAG TAAATAGTGATGCAATGACTCATCGGCGCAAAGGACGGACAGTCATGACGGAAGATGAACGCTACGAAGCTGTCCGACATTGTCGATATGTTGATGAAGTTTTGCCAAATGCTCCATGGAGTCTAGATGATGAATTTTTGGAAAAGTATAAA ATTGATTTTGTAGCACATGATGATATACCATACACAACTGGTAGTGAAACTGATGTCTATGAGCATATCAAGGCTCGAGGAATGTTTGTTTCAACAGAGCGTACAGAGGGAGTGTCTACCAGTGATGTCGTTTCACGCATAGTTAAAGACTACGATGTATACGTTAGAAGAAACTTGGCTCGTGGATACAGTGCAAAGGATCTTAATGTTTCTTATATAAAT GAAAAGAAATATAGGCTTCAGAATAAGCTAGATGACCTTAAAAAGAAGGGAAAAGAAATGATTGAAGATATAGAAGGCAAACGCACTGATCTCATTTCGAAGTGGGAAGAGAAAAGCCGAGAATTTATTGACACTTTCCTCATGTTGTTTGGTCGTGACGGGCGTCTAACTCAGTACCTGACAGAAAAAAAGGACTCGGTCATGAGTGCGTTGTCTCCCCCTTCATCTCCCAAAGCCATTAGTCACTCCTCGGAGGAGTGTAATAG TCCTCCTGCAAAAACCTCCAAGTTTGATTTCTCAAGTCGGGCCGGTGCTTCATTAGTTGACGATGACTACTCAGACGACGATTTAGAGCCAGGGG CCGAGTCAGAACACACTGCTCCTGATGCCTGA
- the LOC123767758 gene encoding choline-phosphate cytidylyltransferase B isoform X15, translated as MSGLSRKRSHAETLMSTVDEKKEYNLSLFTPPLKKPTICKPAPFSDDEEAVRDRDACNYDQKITLEMARAGTAPRSIRMYADGIYDLFHQGHARQLMQAKNLFPNVYLIVGVNSDAMTHRRKGRTVMTEDERYEAVRHCRYVDEVLPNAPWSLDDEFLEKYKIDFVAHDDIPYTTGSETDVYEHIKARGMFVSTERTEGVSTSDVVSRIVKDYDVYVRRNLARGYSAKDLNVSYINEKKYRLQNKLDDLKKKGKEMIEDIEGKRTDLISKWEEKSREFIDTFLMLFGRDGRLTQYLTEKKDSVMSALSPPSSPKAISHSSEECNSPPAKTSKFDFSSRAGASLVDDDYSDDDLEPGAESEHTAPDA; from the exons ACAATTTGTAAGCCAGCTCCATTTTCGGATGATGAAGAAGCTGTGCGAGACAGAGATGCCTGCAACTATGATCAAAAAATCACTTTGGAAATGGCAAGAGCAGGAACCGCTCCTCGATCCATCAGGATGTATGCAGATGGCATTTACGATCTCTTCCACCAAGGGCATGCTCGACAACTCATGCAAGCAAAAAATTTATTCCCTAATGTCTACTTAATTGTGGGAG TAAATAGTGATGCAATGACTCATCGGCGCAAAGGACGGACAGTCATGACGGAAGATGAACGCTACGAAGCTGTCCGACATTGTCGATATGTTGATGAAGTTTTGCCAAATGCTCCATGGAGTCTAGATGATGAATTTTTGGAAAAGTATAAA ATTGATTTTGTAGCACATGATGATATACCATACACAACTGGTAGTGAAACTGATGTCTATGAGCATATCAAGGCTCGAGGAATGTTTGTTTCAACAGAGCGTACAGAGGGAGTGTCTACCAGTGATGTCGTTTCACGCATAGTTAAAGACTACGATGTATACGTTAGAAGAAACTTGGCTCGTGGATACAGTGCAAAGGATCTTAATGTTTCTTATATAAAT GAAAAGAAATATAGGCTTCAGAATAAGCTAGATGACCTTAAAAAGAAGGGAAAAGAAATGATTGAAGATATAGAAGGCAAACGCACTGATCTCATTTCGAAGTGGGAAGAGAAAAGCCGAGAATTTATTGACACTTTCCTCATGTTGTTTGGTCGTGACGGGCGTCTAACTCAGTACCTGACAGAAAAAAAGGACTCGGTCATGAGTGCGTTGTCTCCCCCTTCATCTCCCAAAGCCATTAGTCACTCCTCGGAGGAGTGTAATAG TCCTCCTGCAAAAACCTCCAAGTTTGATTTCTCAAGTCGGGCCGGTGCTTCATTAGTTGACGATGACTACTCAGACGACGATTTAGAGCCAGGGG CCGAGTCAGAACACACTGCTCCTGATGCCTGA